The Pyxidicoccus sp. MSG2 DNA segment CTCATTGTCGCGCACTCGTTTACTTATTGGATACGGGGGGACGGCGGCCGTCTGGCTGCGTCACGGCGCCCGCGCCCGAAGGGTGAGGGCACCGTCGCATTGCCCTTGGGGACGCACCGGTAGGGCCCGCAATTGTCGTGCGCCAGTGCCGTTACTGGCGGTGAAGAAGACGTCCCGGCCGGCGCGAACAAACCCCTTCGGGTCCGAGCCCTTGTCCCCGGGCGCGAGCTCATCGAGCGGCACCGTCCCCTCCGGCCTGCCATTGCTCATCCACGGCTCGCGGCCGCGCCCCGGGGCCTCGGCGCTGAAGAACAGGTTGCCCTGGATGGCCGCCAGCGCCTCGGGTGCTGAACTGGCCGCTCCGGGCGCGAGGTCCGCGAAGAGGCGCGTCCCCGCGTCCGTGCCATCACTCACCCACAGCTCGCGCCCATGCATGCCGTCGTCCGCGGTGAAGAAGAGGCGGGAGCCCATCGCCGTGAGGTTCCTCGGGGACGAGTCCGCCTCTCCGGCCCGGACGTCCTTCACGCGCTGTGTTCCCTGCTCCGTGCCGTCGCTGCGCCACAGCTCCGCGTCCGTCCCCGCATCCCCGGTGGCGCTGAAGTACAGGTGCCCACCCATGGCCACCAGGTCGCGCACGTCTCCAAGCTCGCGCACGAGCACCGGCGCGCCGCCATCCGTCGCCATCAGGTGCAGCATCGGGTCGTGCAGGTGCCCCATCACGAAGAACAGGCGCCGGCCCACCGGCGTCAGCGACTCCAGGATGCCGCCCTCGGCGTGGATCCGTGCCACTTCGACGGCAGGCGCCTTTCCATCCGTGCGCATCAGCGCCGTGGTGAGTCCCTGGAAGTGCGCGAGGAAATAGAGCGCGCCATCGCCCCCTGGCGTCAGGCGGTCCGGGGAGGTGCCCTCGACGCCCGGGTCGAGGTCCTGGACCAGGGTGGTGCCCTCGGCCGTGCCGTCGCTGCGCCACAATTCGCGGCCGTGCTCCGGGTCGCTCGCGGCGAAGTAGAGCAGGCCGTTGTACGCGGAGAGGGACTGGGGCTCGGACCCCGTCGGGCCGGGCCAGACGTCCTTCACCCTCCGGGTGCCTCCCCCGGTGCCGTCGCTCACCC contains these protein-coding regions:
- a CDS encoding ELWxxDGT repeat protein yields the protein MRCWRPLSLVLAMLSGCSSHHGGKPPPVPSPPDESLPWTPCGRMAHAVGPAPQQSDTGVLEMVPGERALIFVTDAGVWTSSGTQEPGSRPVREFPPGPTGIGPSEVTRVGDRVFFAAEDAESGRELWVSDGTGGGTRRVKDVWPGPTGSEPQSLSAYNGLLYFAASDPEHGRELWRSDGTAEGTTLVQDLDPGVEGTSPDRLTPGGDGALYFLAHFQGLTTALMRTDGKAPAVEVARIHAEGGILESLTPVGRRLFFVMGHLHDPMLHLMATDGGAPVLVRELGDVRDLVAMGGHLYFSATGDAGTDAELWRSDGTEQGTQRVKDVRAGEADSSPRNLTAMGSRLFFTADDGMHGRELWVSDGTDAGTRLFADLAPGAASSAPEALAAIQGNLFFSAEAPGRGREPWMSNGRPEGTVPLDELAPGDKGSDPKGFVRAGRDVFFTASNGTGARQLRALPVRPQGQCDGALTLRARAP